A stretch of the Candidatus Omnitrophota bacterium genome encodes the following:
- a CDS encoding FecR domain-containing protein — protein MSKLIVLLIIIAVIAAAAGGVYFYYQKGQVLAAGKASQKNEAFYVSGYVSHKKGREGQWSALTLDTRISDGDYLKTAKGSAVDIKFGKDMKNIISASEDTSLGIKKIELSGDKGINLEQGKLISDLKGLDPGSKFEIKTPTAVCGVLGTGFETIAKDDQTILKVYEGRVYVKGAGMQSVIGKEIVVSEGNQTVIYKSRAPEQPTPLNEDDRQKWREWKDELIYKMFRPFYVFFDENDPKNHYHPSGWLGDYDAIRRLSWEENPHSGKDCLRFRYTGKTPQGAGWAGVYWQNPVNNWGDVQGGYDLSGAKRLSFWARGEKGGETIVRFGVGGITGQYPDSVKAEIGPVVLSNTWREYQIDLTGKDLTCVSGGFYWMTDRNSNPDGAVIYLDNIVYE, from the coding sequence ATGTCAAAGCTAATTGTATTATTAATCATTATAGCGGTAATTGCTGCCGCGGCAGGCGGTGTTTATTTTTATTACCAAAAGGGTCAAGTCCTTGCCGCGGGCAAGGCATCCCAAAAGAACGAGGCCTTTTATGTTTCGGGCTATGTCAGCCACAAAAAGGGAAGGGAAGGGCAATGGTCGGCCCTGACGCTTGATACTAGAATATCCGACGGCGATTATCTAAAAACAGCCAAGGGTTCCGCCGTTGACATCAAATTCGGCAAGGACATGAAAAATATTATATCCGCTTCAGAAGATACGTCGCTGGGCATAAAAAAGATAGAGCTCTCGGGAGATAAGGGCATAAACCTGGAACAGGGTAAATTAATATCAGACCTCAAGGGCCTTGATCCCGGAAGCAAATTTGAAATAAAGACGCCTACGGCTGTTTGCGGGGTCCTTGGCACGGGTTTTGAAACAATAGCAAAAGACGACCAGACCATATTGAAAGTATATGAGGGAAGGGTCTATGTCAAAGGCGCGGGCATGCAATCCGTTATCGGTAAAGAGATCGTTGTCAGCGAAGGCAATCAGACAGTAATTTATAAATCAAGGGCCCCTGAACAACCCACACCTTTAAATGAAGATGACAGGCAAAAATGGAGAGAATGGAAGGATGAATTGATATATAAAATGTTTCGTCCTTTTTATGTCTTTTTTGATGAAAATGACCCAAAAAACCATTATCATCCTTCAGGCTGGCTCGGAGACTATGATGCGATAAGAAGGCTTTCGTGGGAGGAAAACCCGCATTCCGGAAAAGACTGCCTGCGTTTTAGATATACGGGCAAAACTCCGCAGGGGGCAGGCTGGGCAGGGGTCTATTGGCAGAATCCCGTCAATAACTGGGGTGATGTGCAGGGCGGTTATGATTTAAGCGGAGCAAAGAGATTAAGCTTCTGGGCTCGCGGAGAAAAGGGCGGCGAAACCATAGTCCGCTTCGGCGTCGGAGGAATTACAGGGCAATACCCTGATTCTGTAAAAGCCGAAATCGGGCCAGTGGTATTATCAAATACTTGGAGAGAATACCAGATAGACCTCACCGGTAAAGACCTTACTTGTGTCAGCGGTGGTTTTTACTGGATGACCGATAGAAATTCCAATCCGGACGGAGCCGTGATATACCTGGATAATATCGTTTATGAATAA